The window caaaatcAAAGTAACTCCGAAAATGCCTGTATGCAAAGTGCACAGTGGGCAACCTCTTAACATTTTTTGCCGGACAGACATGCAGCTGATCTGTGGGGTTTGTGCTACCCGTGGTGACCATACAAAGCACGTTTTCTGTTCTATCGAAGAAGCTTATTCCCAGGAGAAGCGGGCTTTTGAAACCCTGTTTCAGGGCTTTGAAACTTGGCGTTGTGGAGATGCCCTCTCGCGGCTGGATACCTTAGAAACCAGTAAGAGGAAAGCCCTGCAGATGCTGACTAAAGATTCTGACAAAGTGAAGGAGTTTTTCGAGAAGCTGCAGCACACGCTGGAGCAGAAACGAAATGAGATTCTTTCTGACTTTGAGACCATGAAGCTTGCAGTGATGCAGGCATATGATCCAGAAATCAATAAACTGAACACAATTCTGCAAGAGCAACGGATGGCTTTTAACATCGCGGAGGCCTTCAAAGACGTGTCTGAACCCATTATATTTCTGCAACAGATGCAGGAGTTCagggaaaaaatcaaggtgCTCAAAGAAACCCCTTTACCTTGTTCCAGTGTGGACATCAGCCCTACAATGAAGAGCTTCGATACTAGCCAGTGGAATGGAATAAAACTAATCGATGTGGACAAACTTTCCTTGCCTCAGGAAAACACCACTCTGAAATTCAAGATTCCCTCAGTCTTTTCGCGCAGATTTATAGTGACCTCTCTTATTTGCTTGCTTATTCTTGCTGTCACCAGAATGTCCTTCGTGGAGTCAGTCGTTGACAATCTCCAGGGCTGGAAATCTCAATTCTTTACAATTAGCTTGTCCTATTTGGCAGATACAGTGGAGATAGCAGATCATGCAGTCTTTTACTGGGAACAGATGACAGATGGAGCTTCACTTCTAAGAGAAAAGTGTAAAAACTATACGTTGGTCGTACTGGATAATGTTGCACAGTTTGTGTGCAAATATAAACTGTTGTGAAGTCCCTACTGAAATGTAAGAACTAAGAGAGATCTGGTGAAGAAAACATAGaacttcttaaaattaattGGTTTTTTAAGACTTCCAGTGAAAACTAAAAAGattcaaaatgtttctaaaacatTCATACTGCTCACGTGGTTTGAGCACTGATAAACTGGAAGATGAAATGGAGCTTTGAAAAACACATTGTTCCTGGATTCTTCTTTCAGTGGTGATTATGGGAATATGATTCACTGTAAATCATTTTTCTTACCAAAATATAGGGCCAAACTGTGTACTTAGTTTAATGTTAATGTAATTGTAGAATAAGATAAAAAGTGTCACTTCCTAAAAggtaatagtttaaaaaaaaattctttctaacTGGGAGGTGGttggaaagaggaagaacagctgTGACTGAGAAGAGTGCTGTACTGAGAGACTTGTTGAGGACTGCCCTTCCACTGCAGAACACAGAGTGCATCACTCACATTCTGGAACCGCTTTCTATCTGAGGATGTTACTTCTCACTTGAAAtagatatatgtattttttttgtataaCCAAATGTTATAATTATCCTGTGCATTCAGGTTACTGTAGATACTGGTTATTGTTTACAAGTTCTATACAGAAATATATCTTCAGGGCAAGGATGAATTCTAGGGGTAAAGAGAAATCAATTGAGGTTGGTAAGAGAGGAACAAGTTGCAAGATAGTACATACTTTGCAGTTTACTTTTCCAGCATCAAATTGTTGGAGTATCTGAGCTGTCGTGTTAGCTCCATGTTTCTCTGAAGCCACACTTTCTTAAAAAGTGGCCTTAATGTAACCAGTTCAGCGCAGTGGAAGGCAGCTTGTGCTCTAGCCCTGCAAAGGTGGCAGGCAGAGcagtttctctcctcttcctctttatCTCTCCAGATCGTAATTCCAAGAAAAAGATGGGATGATTCCTTGGAACAGAGCATTCCAGTGATTTAAAGTGAACTATAAGCTTGAGTTCTCTGAAGTGCCCTTCTTTAAGAGCATACGATACTGAAATAGATTGCTTGAAGCACATCTAACCTCTTCTTGCAGTGATCCTATGAACAGCGATATatagaatgaaaacatttagtTGACATTTCTGGGAAACAAATGTAATGTGTGCCATACTTTGGGGGTAGTGCTTGGCCTCTCTCAAGGTTTAATAAGTTATGACAGTCAATTCACTGTCTTCTAGTAGTCCTTGCAAGCTgttaatttcaaaaataaaacattaaattccAAGGATCAAAGTTTCCAAGCAACCAAACCCTGCAAACAAAACTATTGTACATGATATTTACATCTTTGTTGCCTGGGAGTCCTGTTGCTGCTCCACACCTCACTCCAAACACTTGCTAAAAGCACTGAATTGTTCTTGCAGCTGCAGATGCCTTGCAGTTTAGGAAAGATCAAGTCACAAACACATAGATCAGAGAGTTACAATTCTTGAGTGGCTGAGGTAGCGATGAGTAACCAAGAGGTGGTCGTTCTGAATGTGGGAGGTGTGAGATTTGTAACCCGGGCTTCTACCTTGCAGCAGTTCCCCGAGTCCAGGCTAGCACGGATGTTGAACGATGATGACCAGGAGTTCAAACTGGTGAATGGAGAGTTTTTTGTGGACAGAGATGCAACTTTGTTTAGTTACATCATGGACTTCTTGAGGACTCTCCAGGTCTCCTTACCTACTGATTTCTCAGACTATCAGAggctgcagagagaagcagaattCTATGAGCTCTACCCTCTGGCCGACCTCCTGAGCCAGGAACACTTGCTGAAGCCGAGGCTGGAGATCTTGGAAGtgcatttttctctccaagaGATGCAGGCCTTTTTCCGGATCTTTGGTTCCTGCAGTACCACCGTTAAGACACTGGCTGAACAGATCTCTGTGTTTACAGGGCAGCAGTCAGGACAGAGCTGGAACagtccttttccttctcagaaaccacTTGTTCCACTTCCTTTGGAAAGACCTTCTCATCACGACATGGTTTTTCAGTGTGGTACTGACTACTCTGCTGGTGACCAGTTTGTGGCCAGGTATCCTCCCTGCTCATTATGGAAATGTCTTTGTGACTTCTAGTTCATTAAGTACACGCTACATGCTAGCAAAgctcattttaaagaaactatCGGACAGCTGTCTGAGAGAAAAGagatatttccttctttctgctaGTTTAAtgttatctttttgtttttctgaaatacccagtttaatttctgttacACTGATTTGCCTGTTCTTCAACTTCCTAAAATACTGTTCTCGATGCTTGTTTCTGAGTTCTGTtgagtctctctctctctgccctttcctcctCACTCACTGTCCCAGGCTTTAGAATTTCACGGCACCAATGACCTTCTAGAAGACTTGAAAGACAgagtaaaaggaaagaaaataaataaggagTGAGCTACTGGGGAAGCCTAAAATCTCCACTAGCTCATGGTCCAAAAGACTTTCgtatggaaaagaagaaaaagagaatggcTAAAGAGGGTTAAAAACACCAGTGGAACTAAGATAGCaattcagggactggaaggcttTTGTAGAGCCTTTtattggggggagggagaagggttATTAACTATATGCTACACAGTGGGCTTTCTTTGAATTCAGAGCCAGGTTCTATTTTTATTAAGGTTACTGTATATCAGTGATTTTTGTGATAGCAGTATCGTATTCTAATGACAAcgtacattttttttaaacgaGCTTTTGCTGGATGTCTCTGTTGTATGGAGACACATTCTTACTGTATAAGAAAATATAACCTAATTTGTCCTCTGTGGCTGTTAGAACACCTGGAATTTTATGGAAGTTTCattgaaatatttccaaaaggGTTATTCTCTCTGAATATATGAATCAACACAGCAGtcttttgattatttaaaaaaaaaaaaataaagtttatctTTCTTCTAGCTTTCTTTAGCTAACCAAGTAGAAGAAAAACTACTTTGCATTTGCAAAGCAACATAGATCTATGTGCCAAACCTGAACTTTATAATGTATTACTAATTTTAATGGACTGACAATTGGTTGAGTAGGTTACGGCAACTTAAGTAGTGGGGAAAatattcctgtttctttcctttatttctccAGACTTGGTAAAAATTTTCCTCTGCAGATCAATAGAAAAGCTTATCTTGAGTAATGAAACAAGTCGAGTTTGATTACGTTGCCTGCTGAATTTCTATCGGCTTAGTCTTTGTAGTGATATGGActgtttcacctttttttttttttttgtgctttccaTGAAGTTTGGTGTACTTTCTTGTGAACTGTGGAACAGTTTCACCCCTGTCAGCTTATGTATTTTGTAATAGTATTTTTACCTGACTTCTGTTCCTCAAAATGTCTGGATAGATTCTTAAACTGTACTTTATATCAAGTAAAATTATTTGAGGCCATGTGAAAATGATTTTCATACTTGTTTCCACAAGACCTGCTGTACAAGGTAACTTTGCAATAAATGTCACTGTTTGTAGAGAGAGATCCTATGTAATGAAAACTGGTGCTGTTGGGGTGAATGTGACTTCACTGTCCTTTTCGTCATTTACTCTTACCTGAAAAACTGTTGCAGCGCTGCATAGGTGTCGTGGTtcaaccccagccagtaactgagcaccacacagccactcgctcacccttCCTCCCCAAGGGGATGtggaagagaatggaaaaaacccttgtgggttgagataaagacagtttaataggataacaaaggaagatgatgataataatacaacaataataacaataatataagtgatgcacaaatgcaactGCTCACtgcatgtgaaaggaaaataaaaacccctgATGCcatctgtttccaagcagcaaccccggctcgcttccccagttctatccgGAGCATGATGCTCTGTGGtggggaatgtccctttggccaggctgggtcagctgtcctggctgtgctctcccagctccctgtgcacctggcagggcctggggagttggaaagtccttgactgggtgtagacactacaactacccagcaacaactaaaacaccagtgtgttatcaacattattctcatcctaaatccaaaccacagcactatactggctactagaaagaaaattaactgtcccacctgaaaccaggacaatagaGTGTGCCATTCACCTCTGCTCcatgaaatgaaatgagatGTAGGTTATCACAGCATTTCTTAAGAAAGTAAGTTTTGGTGTGGGGGTGAAAGAAATGCTTCTTCCCCAACATGTACCTGGATGAACTGAGAACTACTGTTCTTACAACAAGGGAAAGAGTTAAATTGTCctcaaaggataaaaaaaaatccagaaccTTGCTTTCTGTAAACCCTTGCAATTCTGCTGACTGGCACCGTCCGAGGacctggtttgtttttaaaaaaaattgtttccatcCTTCAATAAGTAATTAAAGTGTGTTGTAAttgcctttttcttattttaggtATGTTTCCATAAAGCCCGATAATAGAAAGCTGATTAACGGTACTAATGTGCTAGGCCTGCTGCTTGACACTTTACTCAAAGATGGATTTCGCCTCATAAGCACCAGGACAGTCTCCAGTGAAGAAAAAGTCGAATGCTACGGTTTTGAAAGGATGAAGAGGCCAGCAAGCCTTACCGTCATGGTGAACCAAACCCCAGGGAGCTCCggggcagcacaggcaaagaGAAACCAAGtgcagaaagggaaataaaggcttttcctttcattttttgaagGTGGAAGAGGGCTGTGTCAGCACTAGTGGCcttttttgttgggttgtttgaAACTGCAACTATTGAGGGAagtaacaaacaaacaatttcttttttttctcccaagtattcgggaaaaaaattgctttcctgccttttaCTGCTCCACCCTCTTCAACTCTAAATAAAAGAGCCACAGATTCAATACGGGTTTTGTGGACCAGATTCCAGCGTTTTCaaggggtttgtttttctctgtggcTAAAATTAGGACTCGCAAAAAGATCAGCCGTTCCTCCtaccaaataatttttatgttctGTGCTAATCTGTAAGGAGATTTTAAGTACATGACAATACAGCTTGACACAACTGTCATCCCAACAGTTTGGAGAAGTGGCTGGAGGAGGAGTGCAAACCTCAATGATCAAATACTGCCTCTACTTTCAAAAGATACGCGTAGACTGATTCTCCTGCCATTAGCTGAAAGCAACGTAACAGAAACATCCCAGGTTGTATTGCTGTGTGGCTCCAGACGTGAGAAAGCGGCTTTGTGAAGCCACCAGTAGTGACCATGAAATAACGTGTTACTGTCTCTTGCAGAATACTcctctgtcctctcctcccactcCAAAGGCATTAAGCTGCTCTTCAGTGCTGAGAATTAAATGACAAAGGTCTTTGTGAACAAAGGGTCATTTAATTTTTAGAGCTTTAActataaaaagaatgaaaatgtgatAAACAGTCCTTCAGATGGAAGAGTTAGtgcaattttaaacaaaactgtacaaaggattttttaatgGCTGTTAAGCGCAAAACATACTTAGGAGGAAGGCTTGGCAGAAGTGGCTTTAAAAGCCTTGGAATGTTAACCCTGTACAATGCTTCGTAAAGATGCCAAAATTAGCTCAGGTGCCAGGAGAGGAAAGTTAATGAGGCCTTATAAATTAAGAATCTTTTGTCCTCCCTTCAAGGCAGGGAAAGAAGATAGCAAGCAATAACTTCAAGGATTCGTTATCTGAATCTGACTTTTGTTGTTGATAAAACAGCATCTTTCCAGAGTTACAAACAGCCAAGTAGAGCTCATTTGCGCTTTCTTGGCTGACTAATTAGATCTGGCTTTTCATtagctttaaaatgtaaagttaCTACTTTATTTGAGGACTTAAAAATGGGGTGGTGGGAATCGCCCATCTGTTTCTTGCCCTTAGGGGTTTCAATGATACGGATCTTCCCAGAGTGGTGGTGCCACTATGGGACATCTCTTTTGCTACCACTCTAGTGCATTTTAGCTTCAAGTTCAGAAGTTCAACAGAAACAATGAGGTTGTCTCTGCTTGTTCTAGAGCTTTCTGGGTTGAGAATAATGTGATAATGGGACTGCATGTCCTGCAGGTTATATAGTAGGATAAATGGTGAGGAACATAAGCCTGGATGCTCTCAGTTTGAACAGGATTTTTTGGACAATAATGTCAATATGTTCATATTTGTCTTGATATAagatattttttacagtgagaaccattattcactggaacaacctccctGGGAcgtggtggagtccccatcgCTGAAGGTTTTCACGATGCGATTGGACAGGGTGCTTGATGATCTCACCTGGGCTCCCTTTCACACAAAAGGTTGGACTGGATGgtcttttgaggtcccttccagcctgggctgttctgtgattctatgaaaatgtgtttgtttgcAGATGAATATAGAAGTAGCATCAATTTACTAGGAAGACCTTCAGCTGGCTGGGGTAGCTGCTGCCCTCCAACTTGCAAGATTATTTATGTTACTGTAAAACGTTGCTGAACCAAGATGACAATTTTTCTGTGCCCTCTTAGGGGTGGTATGCAGTGTATCCCACAGGCAGTTACTTACAAGTAGCTCCTGAGGATACAAGAACCTCCTGAGGTCCCAAACAGGCAGGGATGCCGCAGAGAGCTGACCGTGTGGTGTACCAGCAGCAGAGTGGTTCGCACTGGTGCATTTCCACAGGAGATAACAACTGTACCAGTAGAAGTGAACTTGGCTGATGGGAGCCCAGATTAGCTACGAGCCTGAGTGATTTTAAAAGCCTTCTGGTCAAAACTACACTATGAGTGAAACAGAGTACTTTCACCCAAATCTTGGCAGGCAAGTCAACTCTAGTATCTCACAATACAATCTCTGCTGGACTAGAAGTGTGTTGTAGGTGACTTGGTCATGCTTTCACATATGACAGAACCAGGAGCTCTGATCACTCACATCTATCGCTATTTTTGATTTAATAGGAATgggattttgaaatatttaacttttttttcccaatgaaaTTGGAATTTGTAATCACTGACACGATCCACTTCTTCCAGTCATTGCCAACTTTCTCaagagaattcttttttcctaggaAGTGCAAAATTTGCTGATTTCAGTAAACTTAACTGCCATATTTGCGTTTTTAGTCTTCCTTGGATTCAACAAAAATGTGCAAACTGTTCCACTGCTTGAGATGCTAGAAATTGACTGCTGTactgctgggggtgggggcagccccGCACTCACGACAAGCGGTGAgctctctcctgctttttcaCACACGAGTGGAATCCCAGAACAGTAAGATGACTAGAAGGAAAGGAAACTAAACAGTAGGATAACAGTATCATTCTGTCCTCCATGGACCGGAGTTTACATGGATGAAGTAGATCGTCTGAAAAAAGGTGATAGCTTGCTAGATTTGCAGAAGGCAGATGATTCAGAAAGACACCACCTTATTTGTCTTACCTgttctttcttattttagtCACTTTTCCCTCCTTTATAGTTGGATTTCATCCTGTATTGCTATATTCAAGACTATGAAGGGCTTTATCAATACAGGCTTGTGGTGCTTGTTGGATATGCCAACAGGATAGAGACACCCCTTTTTCCATTCCCCTGTTCTTGCACTGTGTTGACTTCCTTTCGTAGTGATTGATtacatttttgtgcttttaagtaattttttgtcTGCTTCTTCACACACTGGGAAGTTCTCTTACATCCTTATCTCTTCTGGGGACATGTCATTTATTTAACAGGTGAATTGTTCAGTAACCTGCTGATACGAGGAAGAAGAGAGTCTGATGTGAAACACCTTCATGTTCTTGGGGTATTGATTTCAATATGACAATTCATGagggtttttgttcttttaggaAGTACAGTCATTGCGTTCTTACAGGTTCTGCAGTCAGTGCTCACAAGATTGTATAATTGATCCAGAACAGGTGTTTAAATAAAGCTATTGCAATTGATACTATGTTTAGACCAAAAAAGACTGATCTGTCAGTGCTGGCCGTAGTACTGGGAAGTTTTCCCCTTTACTAAATAATTCCTAACAATTTTTCACTTCCCTGCATAATTGGATCTCATGGAAATAGTAGAAGACTCCATCCTAAGATGCTGTATATGAGGAATTAATAGCCACAGGGTGAAAGAATGATGCTGGAGTAATTGCATCCTGCCCTGCTTCTACAGGCTTGTAAACAGGGATAGTAACTTTTGTTCTGACTTTGGAGAAACTTTTCTCCACATTGGGCTGTTCCCACTTTTTACCTATTTTGGTTCATTTCCAGTTTTccaattcttaaaaataactcCTTTAATCTGAGCTGAACAAGGCTGATGTGTCTCTGGAGGGGACAAGTCTAAGGTATATCCAGCACAAAACCTGGGTGACACACAGCTGAATTCAGCACCAGAAAGCCGCCAAAGTGGGTCAGAAGTTCTGTTTGAGATCACAACAAAGCGTTCATAActtggaatttatttattttgtttttaaatttgttcCCAGATTGCTGGAAAGTGTTATTGAATATTCATTGGGAAACAAGCTGGGAGCTATCCAAGAGGGGGAGGGAGACTCTTTGCCTCTTACTCCTTCCCTCTGATTTGTGTTGAACCATCGCCAGGCTTTAACTTTacaaggtttatttttattgattttcaACAATAAACAGTGGGAGTATCTACAATAAAAGATTTACAGTGCATCACAAGGAAATAGAACTCCCTACCAAATATTATATTGATCTATTCCCAGATGCTACTGAAACAGCATATAAAAGCCCAAATCAAGTCCAGTGATGGG of the Grus americana isolate bGruAme1 chromosome 1, bGruAme1.mat, whole genome shotgun sequence genome contains:
- the TRIM13 gene encoding E3 ubiquitin-protein ligase TRIM13 isoform X1; translated protein: MRELLPGQRDEEDMMELLEEDLTCPICCSLFDDPRVLPCSHNFCRKCLEGILEGNVRNVLWRPSPFKCPTCRKETPVTGVNSLQVNYSLKGIVEKYNKIKVTPKMPVCKVHSGQPLNIFCRTDMQLICGVCATRGDHTKHVFCSIEEAYSQEKRAFETLFQGFETWRCGDALSRLDTLETSKRKALQMLTKDSDKVKEFFEKLQHTLEQKRNEILSDFETMKLAVMQAYDPEINKLNTILQEQRMAFNIAEAFKDVSEPIIFLQQMQEFREKIKVLKETPLPCSSVDISPTMKSFDTSQWNGIKLIDVDKLSLPQENTTLKFKIPSVFSRRFIVTSLICLLILAVTRMSFVESVVDNLQGWKSQFFTISLSYLADTVEIADHAVFYWEQMTDGASLLREKCKNYTLVVLDNVAQFVCKYKLL
- the TRIM13 gene encoding E3 ubiquitin-protein ligase TRIM13 isoform X2; this encodes MDMMELLEEDLTCPICCSLFDDPRVLPCSHNFCRKCLEGILEGNVRNVLWRPSPFKCPTCRKETPVTGVNSLQVNYSLKGIVEKYNKIKVTPKMPVCKVHSGQPLNIFCRTDMQLICGVCATRGDHTKHVFCSIEEAYSQEKRAFETLFQGFETWRCGDALSRLDTLETSKRKALQMLTKDSDKVKEFFEKLQHTLEQKRNEILSDFETMKLAVMQAYDPEINKLNTILQEQRMAFNIAEAFKDVSEPIIFLQQMQEFREKIKVLKETPLPCSSVDISPTMKSFDTSQWNGIKLIDVDKLSLPQENTTLKFKIPSVFSRRFIVTSLICLLILAVTRMSFVESVVDNLQGWKSQFFTISLSYLADTVEIADHAVFYWEQMTDGASLLREKCKNYTLVVLDNVAQFVCKYKLL
- the TRIM13 gene encoding E3 ubiquitin-protein ligase TRIM13 isoform X3, which gives rise to MMELLEEDLTCPICCSLFDDPRVLPCSHNFCRKCLEGILEGNVRNVLWRPSPFKCPTCRKETPVTGVNSLQVNYSLKGIVEKYNKIKVTPKMPVCKVHSGQPLNIFCRTDMQLICGVCATRGDHTKHVFCSIEEAYSQEKRAFETLFQGFETWRCGDALSRLDTLETSKRKALQMLTKDSDKVKEFFEKLQHTLEQKRNEILSDFETMKLAVMQAYDPEINKLNTILQEQRMAFNIAEAFKDVSEPIIFLQQMQEFREKIKVLKETPLPCSSVDISPTMKSFDTSQWNGIKLIDVDKLSLPQENTTLKFKIPSVFSRRFIVTSLICLLILAVTRMSFVESVVDNLQGWKSQFFTISLSYLADTVEIADHAVFYWEQMTDGASLLREKCKNYTLVVLDNVAQFVCKYKLL
- the KCNRG gene encoding potassium channel regulatory protein; the protein is MSNQEVVVLNVGGVRFVTRASTLQQFPESRLARMLNDDDQEFKLVNGEFFVDRDATLFSYIMDFLRTLQVSLPTDFSDYQRLQREAEFYELYPLADLLSQEHLLKPRLEILEVHFSLQEMQAFFRIFGSCSTTVKTLAEQISVFTGQQSGQSWNSPFPSQKPLVPLPLERPSHHDMVFQCGTDYSAGDQFVARYVSIKPDNRKLINGTNVLGLLLDTLLKDGFRLISTRTVSSEEKVECYGFERMKRPASLTVMVNQTPGSSGAAQAKRNQVQKGK